The segment TGGGGCGGACGAACAGCATGTCCGGCAGGCCCAGCGCGTTCTCGGGCGGACGCGGCAGCTTTTCAACCAGCCCCACCGTCTCGTAACCGAAATAGCCGACCAGGCAGGCAAGCGCGCGGGGCAGTTCCTGCGGCACGTCCATCCGGCATTGCAAAACGAGTTCGCGAAGCGCGTCGAGCGCATTGCTCTCAAGCGGTTCGAACGCGGCCTTGTCACTCAACCAATGGCGGTTAACCTCGGCCTTCTGGCCCTCGGCCCGAAATACGAGGTCGGGCGCCAGCCCGATCAGGCTGTGGCGCCCGCGGGTCTCGCCGCATTCAACCGATTCCAGCAGATAATCGCCGCGATCGGCCTCGATCAGCTTCAACGCCGCCGATACCGGGGTGTCGGTATCGGCAATTTGACGCTTCCATATCAGGGCAGGGCGGCCAGCCTCCAGCGCTTCGCGTACAGCAACGCTCATTGTGCCAGGGACTCGCTGCCAGCCAGCTGACGCTTCAGCTTGGCGGCGGCTTCGGCATTGCGCTTCACGCCGAGTTCTGCCTTGGTCGCGTTGACGAACTGCTCGGTATATTCTTGGCCGATCGCGCGGCTCATCTCGCGGCGCAGCAGGTCCACCAGTTGGGGCTGCGTGTTGATGTCGCCGGGCGTGATCTTGTCGAGCCAGACGACGAACCAGCCCTGCTTGCCGGGCGCTTCAAGGTGCTTGGCGCGCTTTTCGGCCATCGAGAAGAGCAGCGTCAGCGGCGGCGCAACCGGGCGGCCCGAAGCGCTGATTTCCGAACGCTTGCCACCGATACGCTCGGGCGCCGGCAGCTTCACGCCGGCCTCGTTCATTGCCTGGGGAAGGGGCATACCCTTGCTCACCTTCGCCACGATCGCGTCGGCGATCGCCTTGGCACGTGCCGAAGCGCGTTCCAGCTTGAACGCTTCGGTCACGGCCGCACGCACCTGCGCCAGCGGGCGCGGCGTCGCCGGGATCACGCGTTCGACATCGGTCAGCGCGTATCGGTTGCCGTCTTCGATCGTTTCGATCGTCGGATCGTCATCGGCCGACATTTCGAATGCGGGTTCAAGGAAGCGCGCAAAGGACGCATCGGGACGGAAGTCTGCATTGTCCGGGTCAACGCCTGCTGCGGTGATTGCGGGCGTGGTGATCGCGGTCAGGTTGTTGGCCTTCAGGATCTCGTCGAAGGTCGCCTTGTCTGCAATCATGTTCTCGATGTTCGCAGCAAAATCGGAAAGTGCGGCGTCGAGCTTTTCCTTCTCAAGCGCCTGATTGATTTCGGCGCGCACCGATTCGAGCGAGCGGGCGGGGATCGTCTTGACGCCGTCGACGCGAATGACGTGCCAGCCAAGGCCCGAACGCTGCGGCGCAAGGACCGTGCCCTGTGCGGCGGCGAAGGCTGCATTCGCCGCCGCTTCGGAGCTGAGCCCGGCAAAGGCCTGCTTGCTCTGTTCGGTCAGCGTCGATGCTTCCAGCCCGGCCTGCGCGGCGGCGGCGGCAAAGCTCGTGCCGCCGCGAACCTTGGTTTCGAATGCGCGCGCGGCGTTCTGATCCTGCAAGATCACCTGCGTGATGTTGCGGGTTTCGCTGGCGGCGTAGCGGGTTGCGTTCGCCTTGTAATAGTCCGCAATGTCGGCTTCGGTCGGCTTGGCCTTCGCGGCCAGCATCGCGCGGTCGAAAACGGCGTAACGGATCACGCGGCGCTCGGGCACCGTGTAGCGGCCGATATTGCGGTTATAATATTGGGTCAGTTCGGCGTCGCTCGGTGCGGCGCCGTCGGTCAGCGCGGCAGAGGGCACGAAGCCGACCATGCCGCTGCGCTCTTCAAGCGACAGGGCGGCATAGGGGCGGGCGAGCAGGGCGGGTACGCGCGATACCGCACCGGTGGGCACCAGCATCTGGCGCGTCAACAGGTCCGAGGCGATGTCGCCGCGCAGCTGCTTTTCGGTCACGCGGCGCTGCGCCAGAACCGAAAGAAACGTCGTGCGATCGAACTTTCCGCCCGGGCCATTAAATGCCGGAATTCCAGCGATCTCGGCG is part of the Sphingomonas sp. C3-2 genome and harbors:
- a CDS encoding peptidylprolyl isomerase — its product is MIQFFRRIFNSKIGLIGSFIFIALVAVSFAGSDISGSMNGSGTSLGSGVVAEVGKHDISSEELQMRAQNQLDIQRREMPGLDMTTFINAGGFEQTLEQMINVRALDGFADQAGFAVSRRLVDAEIAGIPAFNGPGGKFDRTTFLSVLAQRRVTEKQLRGDIASDLLTRQMLVPTGAVSRVPALLARPYAALSLEERSGMVGFVPSAALTDGAAPSDAELTQYYNRNIGRYTVPERRVIRYAVFDRAMLAAKAKPTEADIADYYKANATRYAASETRNITQVILQDQNAARAFETKVRGGTSFAAAAAQAGLEASTLTEQSKQAFAGLSSEAAANAAFAAAQGTVLAPQRSGLGWHVIRVDGVKTIPARSLESVRAEINQALEKEKLDAALSDFAANIENMIADKATFDEILKANNLTAITTPAITAAGVDPDNADFRPDASFARFLEPAFEMSADDDPTIETIEDGNRYALTDVERVIPATPRPLAQVRAAVTEAFKLERASARAKAIADAIVAKVSKGMPLPQAMNEAGVKLPAPERIGGKRSEISASGRPVAPPLTLLFSMAEKRAKHLEAPGKQGWFVVWLDKITPGDINTQPQLVDLLRREMSRAIGQEYTEQFVNATKAELGVKRNAEAAAKLKRQLAGSESLAQ